The Pseudomonadota bacterium genome contains a region encoding:
- a CDS encoding sigma 54-interacting transcriptional regulator codes for MIDNKKSREIKELSLLFEISTKLSETLDLKAVLKPILQMMARYMEIPRGTLTILNRNSGDIVIEEAYGLQPEEQAKGKYRMGEGITGKVIDTGHPVVIPRVSDEPLFLDKTGSRRNLDKSDIAFICVPIKIGSEVIGAISADRQSKEPVNFEEDVQLLTIIASSISQAVRLRQLAQEELEKVKEENQRLQDALKNRYRPKSIIGNSKVMQDIYPLIEKVSKTNTTVLILGESGVGKERVAHAVHYSSPRADKPFIKINCAALPESLIESELFGHEKGAFTGAVTARRGRFEMARTGTIFLDEIGDIPLTLQTKLLRVLQEKEFERIGGDATIKVDVRIITATNRNLEALMQEGKFREDLYYRLNVFPIVVPPLRERKTDIMLLADFFIEKYSKEHDKKIVSISTSATDALTNYHWPGNVRELENCIERAIILCTDGIIHNYHLPPNLQKSDTNGLHGINGTLREIIVNMEREVILDELRRSRGNMAKAARVLGITERMIRIRVAKYGINSTQFK; via the coding sequence ATGATCGACAATAAAAAATCGAGAGAAATAAAAGAACTATCTTTATTGTTTGAAATCAGTACAAAACTGAGTGAAACGCTTGATCTTAAAGCGGTGCTCAAGCCTATTCTGCAGATGATGGCCAGATATATGGAAATACCAAGGGGTACTCTGACCATCTTGAACAGAAACAGTGGTGATATTGTTATTGAAGAAGCATACGGTCTCCAGCCTGAAGAACAGGCAAAGGGCAAGTACCGCATGGGAGAAGGCATTACCGGGAAGGTAATTGATACTGGGCATCCCGTTGTTATCCCCAGGGTCTCAGATGAACCTTTGTTCCTTGATAAAACCGGATCGAGAAGAAACCTCGATAAAAGCGATATAGCTTTTATTTGTGTACCCATAAAGATAGGCAGCGAAGTAATTGGCGCAATTTCTGCAGATCGTCAATCCAAAGAGCCAGTCAACTTTGAAGAGGATGTGCAGCTTCTAACTATTATAGCATCAAGCATTTCCCAGGCAGTGCGCCTTCGTCAACTGGCGCAGGAAGAATTGGAGAAGGTAAAGGAGGAAAATCAGCGTCTTCAGGATGCCCTAAAGAATAGATACAGGCCAAAGTCAATTATCGGAAACTCGAAAGTTATGCAGGACATATACCCCCTTATCGAAAAGGTAAGCAAGACAAATACGACAGTACTTATCCTTGGTGAAAGTGGAGTCGGCAAGGAAAGGGTGGCCCATGCAGTTCATTATAGTTCGCCTCGTGCCGATAAACCATTCATAAAAATAAATTGCGCAGCTCTGCCGGAATCGCTTATCGAAAGCGAACTCTTCGGACATGAAAAAGGGGCATTTACCGGTGCTGTAACAGCCCGAAGGGGACGTTTTGAAATGGCACGTACCGGAACAATCTTCCTTGACGAGATAGGGGACATCCCGTTGACTCTTCAGACAAAATTACTTCGGGTGCTTCAGGAAAAGGAGTTTGAGCGAATAGGCGGAGATGCAACCATAAAAGTCGATGTGAGAATTATTACGGCAACAAACAGAAATCTTGAGGCCCTTATGCAGGAAGGAAAATTCAGAGAGGACCTCTATTATCGGCTTAATGTTTTTCCAATTGTTGTCCCGCCGCTTCGGGAACGCAAGACGGATATCATGCTTCTTGCCGATTTTTTTATTGAAAAGTACAGCAAGGAACATGATAAAAAAATAGTAAGTATATCAACATCTGCAACGGATGCTCTAACTAATTACCACTGGCCCGGAAATGTACGGGAACTTGAGAATTGCATAGAAAGGGCTATCATTTTATGTACCGATGGAATCATCCATAATTATCATCTTCCGCCGAATCTCCAGAAAAGCGATACCAACGGGCTTCACGGTATAAACGGTACATTAAGAGAGATTATCGTTAATATGGAGCGGGAGGTTATCCTTGATGAGTTGAGACGGTCCCGGGGTAACATGGCAAAAGCAGCACGGGTT